The DNA window CCTATTCGGCAGTCTCCAGCGGCGAGGTTGAGCGGCTTGTACTCACCTTCCCGTCGGGCGTTCCAGCTTTCGCCGTATCCCGCACAGGCGAGCGCGAGGTCATCCTTCGTTTTGACGAGACGGCCTGGGCGCGGGAGAAGCGACCGGCAGACTCGGAGGTCAAGGGACGGCTCATCCGCTTCCTGCACCACGTGACCGGCGGCGTGCGCGTCACCATGGCCGACATGGCTTTCGGTTATGTCGCCGAGGAGGGCCCTGGAGCCAACCAGCTCCAACTGACCGTTTTCGTGGACAGCATGGGCAGCCAGTGGACCGCAGCGGACCGAACCCAAGTGGCTCTGCGCCAGCCCAGACCTCTGGATGCGCCTGAACCAGACCAGTCGCCCCGCCCTGACGGCGGGCAGAGTTCACCGGCCAAGGTCGTCACAGCCAAGCCCGCCGACAATGCCGCACCCGCGGCTTCCAAGCCGGTTGAAAAGATTCCTGCCGCGACCGCTGAAGCGCCAGCTCTTCCTGGGCCGGCGATCGTTTCCGCCAAACAGGCCGGTCCCGCGCCCGCGACCGAGACGGCAAGCATTGCGCCTGAAAGGCCGCAAGCTAAGGCCCAGGCCACTGATTCGACTGTTCCGACCGCGGGCAGACCTTTCTTTTCCGTGCCCTATTCCCTGCGCGCTCCGATTCGCTCCGTGGGACCTGAAGAGGCCACGACCTACAGCACCACGCCGGTTATCGGCCAGGGGCCCAAGGTGGCCATGAACATCGCTCCTGTACGGGGCCAGGCGAAGCAGCCCGAGGCTTCCGCCGGCTCCACGGCTGCCGCTCCAGCCGTTCCGGCTCCCCCGGCTCCTCCGGCTCCTCCGGCTCCCTCATCTCTCAAAGATGCGCCTGCCCCTCAAGCTGTTCCAGCCGCGGGTCAGCCCGGGAACGAAACCAAGCCCGCCGTGCAGGCATCTCCAGTTCCACAAGCCAGCTCGACGGCCCCGGAAGGCCAGACCGCCAAGCCTGTGACAGAACCTGCGTCAGGCACGGAACAGGCCGAAGGCGTGGCCAACGACAAGACGGCTGCCACAGCGGCCAAGGATACGGACGATACCGGCCCAGTGGATGAAAAGGGCAAGCCGATCCTGACCCACGAGGAGCTGTACCAGGTGGCGGTGCGGCATTTCATCAACAGCGAGTACAAAGAGGCCATCGAAGTCTATAAGCAGCTGCGCGCCAACCCCGAGGTCAAGGGGAATATGCGCGAGGAAGTGCTGCACAATTTGGCTCAGGCCTCGTACAACCTTTACCGCGACACCTTGCGCGACCACTTCCACGAGGTCGTGGGCGCCTTGGAGGCGGCCATCAACTTCAAGCCCGACTCCGAGAAGGTGCCGCAGGCGCTCCTGCAGCTCGGACTGGCCCATCTGCGCGTGGACAACATCCCCGAGGCCAGCGCCTATTTCAAAATCCTGACGGAGAAGTATCCCCAAGACTTGAATGTCCCGTACATCGATTTTTACTGGGGCGATTACTACTACCGTAAAGGCAAGTACCGCGAGGCGGCCGACGCCTATCAGGTCGTGGTCCAGGACCATCCCGACTCGCCCATTATCCGCGATGCGTCCTTGGGCTTGGCCCGCTCCCTGGAAAAATTGGAGTATTACGAGCAGGCCTATCAGATCGTGGACTTCATCGATAAGCGCTGGCCCCGTTTCTACATCGAGGATCCCGAGTTCCTGAGGCTGTCCGGCGAACTGGCCAACCGGTTGCAGAAATTCGGCGAGGCCAAGGACGACCTCTGGAACTATTACAACATGCAGCCTGCCGCCACGGGCAACGACGTGATCCTGGCCCGCATCGGCGACATATATCTGCGAGCCGGCCAGCGCAACGCGGCGCGTGATATCTACCGCACCGTGGCCGCTCGCTACCCCGAGGACGAGGGTGGCCTTGTGGCCAAGATGCGCCTGGCCGAAGAAGGCATTTACGACAGCCCGACACTGGATCAGATGTACAAGGTATTCGACAGGCCGTTCAACCTGCGGCCCGAGGAGATCTATACACAGATCGTCCGCAAGTACCCCAAGAGCGCCTTGGCGCCTTTGGCCCAGCTCAAGCTGTCCATGTGGCATCTTTTCAGCAATCGCTATTTGGACACCCTGGCCGACGTGAACACAATGCTGCGGCTTTTCCCGAGCAGCGAGTTGACGCCCAAGGCTTTGGACGTTGGGCTCAAGGCTTTCGAGCAGAATGCCCGGCATATGGCGCAGGAGGAGAACTTCGCGCGCATCGTGGACACATGGGATCGCTATCCCTTCCTCGCCAAGCGTGGGGACTCCCTTAGTCCGCAGACCAGGCTTCTGGTTGCCACGAGCATGAGTTCGGTGGGCCGCCCGGGCGACGCCCTGGAGATCGCCAAGCCGCTGCTGGCGGGCGCCATGCAGGGCGAAAGCTCCCAAGGCGCCATGATGTTGGCCGTGCACATCTACCTGGAAGAGGAAGCCTGGGGGCAGATCGAGGCCATGTCCAAAGTGGTCGAGAAGTGGAACCTGCCTCCGGAGCGTCGCCGTCAGTTCGATTTCTCCCTGGCCCTGGCCCTGGAAAATCTGGGCAAGCCAGAATTGAGCCTGCCCATCTGGACCAAGCTGGCTGCGGATATGCAGCTTGAAACCGAGCAGCGCGGCTATGCCTTGTATTACATGTCGCGCGCCGCGGCCCAGAAGGAAGACTTCCGCAACCAGTATCTCTACAGCCACGAGGCTCTGAATCTGTTCCTCCAGTCCGGCCGCGACAAGGAGAAGGTCAAGGACTGCCTCCTCTCCCTCGTGGAGGTCTGCCGCAAGGTTAACCAGTTGGAACAGGCTCTGCACTGGGCCTTGGAATACGACAAACGCATCACGGATGCCGACCCTGAATGGCCCGCCTCCCGTTTCCGCCTGGCCGAGATTCATCGCGGCCTTGGCAACGACGGCGAATGGAGGCGGAATTTGAACGAACTCATCAAGAAGAAGCCCGACAGCCTTTTTGGCCGCATGGCTGCATCCACATTCGAATCCATGGCCTTGGAGCGAAAGGTGGACCGCTACCGCCCCGAAATCGACGAGGCCGCAGGGCGTTAACGTCCCTGGAAGAACGGTTGTGCGGCCAAGAAGGTCCGCCCCTCCGTTCCTTGCATGCACGCCCGCAAGCTGGTTGAGGTCTCACATATCCTTCGGCGCTGCCCCGGCCCCCTGAAAGGCCGGGGCAGCGCCGTTTCGTTGCATGGATGGCAGTCTTCGCGTGTAAGCCCGGCGACAGCGCGTGCTGGACTGTACGATCGTGCGAACTGTCGCCTATCCCGCTTCCCCGGTCCGATGCTTTGCGTTAGTATTTAAGCAGCGCCATGCATTGCTCAAGGAGGTGTTCCATGAACCGCAGACCCGTGGTGGCCGGGCAGTTCTACCCAGGCCAGGCCGACCAGCTCGAATCCATGGTCGGCGAATACCTGTCCAAGGCGGGCGCTAAGGCCCAGGAGCACACCATCCTGGCCATGACGCCCCATGCCGGCTACGTTTTTTCCGGCTCCGTGGCAGGCCAGACACTGGGGCGAGCCAACCTGGCCAAGACCGTCCTGCTTTTGGGGCCGAATCACACGGGCATGGGCAGTCGTTTCGCCGTGTGGAGCGATGGGATATGGGAATTGCCCGGCGGCGGCCTGAACGTGAACGAGGGCTTGGCCAAGGCCATCATAAAGGCCGATGCGCGGCTCGTGGCCGACCAGACCGCCCATGTCCGCGAGCATTCCCTGGAGGTTGTGCTGCCGTTCCTGCGCGCCATCGATTCGGAAACGACCATCATACCCATCGCGGTGGCTGAGCCAAGGCTCGAGGTATTGCTGGAGGTGGGCGCGGCCATTGGCAGGGTGCTGGCGAGCTGGAAGCATCCCGTATCAATGGTCGTCAGCTCGGACATGAGCCATTACGTGACCCATGAGGAGGCCAAGCGCTGGGATTCCATGGCTCTTGAGCCTATCCTGGCCCTGAATCCGTCCGAGGCTTACCGTGTTGTGCGCGAGAGCGGCATATCCATGTGCGGCATCATGCCCATGACCGTGGGTTTGACCGCGGCCGAGTCATTGGAAGCCAGCAAGGCCGAGTTGGTGGCCTACGCGACATCGGGCGAGACCAGCGGGGACTATACCCAGGTGGTGGGCTACGCGGGCGTGCTCGTGAGTTGATTCGCGAGGAGAGCGGCCTTGTACCTTGGGATGTGCCTTATAGCGTGGACGAGGCTCAGCGTCTGATCCACGATTCCGAGGCTTTCAGCCGCATGGCCAGCGGCGCGGCTGGACGAGGCGCGCTGGGTGCGGCTGCCGGCGCGAGCCTGGGCGCTCTCCTGGGGCTCATCGGCGGCGGCGACAACATCTGGAAAGGCGCGGCAATCTCACGGCTCATCCTGCTATAGATCGTCCGATTCAAACGTATCGCAGGAATTGAGGTCGCCGGACGTGAAGCCGTGCATGAACCAGCGCATGCGCTGCTCCGAGGAGCCGTGGGTGAAAGAGTCTGGCACGACCTCGCCCCGGCTCCTGCGCTGCAGGGTGTCGTCGCCGATCTGGCTGGCTGCATTGAGAGCCTCGTCGATGTCGCCCTCTTCGATGATATTCCGCTCGCGGTCGGCGTAGTGGGCCCATAACCCGGCGAAGCAGTCGGCCTGCAGCTCAAGCATCACCGAGAGCCGATTAGCCTGGGACTCGTCCATGCGCTGCTGCGCTTCACGCACCTGCCCGCTCAGGCCCAGGAGGTTCTGCACGTGATGGCCGACCTCGTGGGCGACGACGTAGGCCCGGGCGAAATCGCCGGGCGCGCCCAACTGACGGCTGAGCTGCTCGAAAAAGCCAAGGTCCAGGTAGACCTGACTGTCCAGCGGGCAGTAGAAGGGTCCTACGGCCGAGCTGGCGGTGCCGCAGGCCGATTGCACAGCATCCGTGAACAGTACGAGCGTGGGCTTGCGATACGTCCCGCCATTCCTCTGGAAGATCCCGCCCCAGACGTCCTCGGTTTCGGCCAGGACCACGGACGTGAAGTCGGCCAGCTCCTGCTCCTCGGCCGTGGGCGGGCGGTTGTCCTGCGTGGCCACGGGGCTGCCCGGCCCGAGGATAACGCCCGGATCGACGCCCAGGAACATGGCCAGCAGGGCCAGCACGACCATGCCGATGCCCCCGCCGACGATGCCTGCCCGGCCGATGCGCATGCCGCGCCGATCCTCGATGTGCTCACTACGCCGTCCGGTCTTCCAGCGCATGTGCTCCTCCTGCCTAGAGTATCTGTCGTCCGCTAAGGGCGAATCGACGACTGGAAGCATAGCAGCGCAGTAGTGTGGAGGGAAAGGCGTTTTCGATGCGCGAGTTGTAGCTCTCATGGTGTGGTTTGGTGCTGCATCGCCCGGCACTTTGACGGGGAGATGGGAGCCTAGGCATTCTATTTCTGGCCGAAGCTGGTCAGGGAGCGAGCGGTGTCATCTCGTAGGCGATGTGCTTAAGGTGAAACGAAAAGGCCGGGAGCATAACGCCCCCGGCCTATCATTTGTCTATCCGCTAGCCCTGCGGGCAGCTGGATCTATCGGCGTCCGCCGCCGCCTCCGCCGCTGCGTCCACCACGGTCGCCGCCGCGTCCGCCACGGTCGCGGTCACCGCCACGGCCTCCGCCGGAAGGGGCGGAGAAAGCGCCCAGGTCAACTTCCTGGCCAGCCTGCTCCATGAGCCAAGCCTTGCGCGACAGGCGCACTCGGCCGTTGGGCTGAACTTCCACGACCTTGACCGTGACTTCCTGTCCCGTGGACAGGAGGTCGGCGACGTTCTCAACACGGTCCACATCAAGCTGCGAAACGTGCAGCAGACCTTCCACGCCGGGCATGATCTGCACGATGGCGCCGCAGTCGATGATCTTGGTCACGGTGCCTACGTAGTTCTTGCCCACGTCCGGGGTCTGATCGTAGTAGAGCACCATTTCCCGCGCCTTGACCATGGATTCCGAGGTGGGCGCGAAGATCTGGATGCGGCCCGAGTCCTCGATGTCGATGTCCGCGCCGGTTGCCGCGGTGATGGCCTTGATGTTCTTGCCGCCGGGTCCGATGACTTCGCGGATCTTCTCGGGGTTGATCTGCACCACATCGTACTGCGGAGCCAGCTCGGACAGGTCCGTGCGCGGCGCCGGCAGGATCTTGGCCATCTCCTCAAGGATGAGCATGCGGGCTTCCTTGGCCTGGGCCAGGGCGCGCGCGAGCACTTCCTGCGGGATGCCCGCAATCTTGATATCCATCTGGATGGCCGTGACGCCCTCGGCCGTGCCGGCGACCTTGAAGTCCATGTCGCCCATGGCGTCTTCGTCGCCGAGAATGTCGGTCAGCACGAAGTAATCGTCATCGACTTTGGCCAGACCCATGGCGATGCCGGCAACCGGGGCCTTGATGGGCACGCCGGCGTCCATGAGCGCCAAGCAACCGCCGCAGACCGCGGCCATGGACGAGGAGCCGTTGGACTCCATGGTCTCGGCCACCACGCGGATGGTGAACGGGAATTCGCCGTCGGCGGGCAGAACGGGCTTGATGGCGCGCTCGGCGAGGTTGCCGTGACCGATCTCGCGGCGCGACGGGCCGCGCAGGAAACGGGCCTCGTTCACGCAGAAGGGCGGGAAGTTGTAATGCAGCATGAAGCCCTTGGTGATCTCGCCCGTAAGCGTCTCGATGCGCTGCTCGTCGCGCGAGGAGCCCAGGGTGGCGATGGCCAGGGACGATGTCTCGCCGCGCTTGAACAGGGCCGAGCCGTGAGTCTGGGGCAGCAGGCCGACTTCGATGGACAGCGGCCGCACCGTGGTCAGATCGCGGCCGTCGATGCGCACGCCCCTGCTCTTGATGCGCTCGCGCATGATTTCCTTCTCGAGAGCCTCCATGGCTTCAGGAAGGTCCTTCTTGATCTTGTCGGCATTTTCCGGGTCACGCTCGGAGAGGATGCGCAGGACCTCGTCCTTGACCTCGGAGCGGGCTTTCTTGCGCTCAAGCTTGGCGGCGATGGACAGCGCGGCATCGAATTTGGCCTTGCCCAATTCGCGCACGATGCTCATGAACTCGGTTTTTTCGGCTGGCGGGGTGAAGGCGATCTTGGGCCTGCCAATCTTCTCGCGCAGTTCGTCCTGCAGATCGAACAGCGGAATGATCATCTTATGGCCGAAGGCGATGGCCTCGGCCAGCAGGTCCTCGGACATGAACTCGGCGCCGCCCTCAACCATGACCACGGCGTTGCGCGAGGCGGCCAGGACCATGTTCAAGCTGGAGAGCTCGGTGATGTTCTGGTAGGTGGGGAAAGCGACGAATCCGCCGTTCACGTAGCCCACGCGCGTGCTGGCCAGGGGACCGTTGAACGGGATCTTGGAGATGTGCAGGGCGGCCGAGGCGCCGGTTACGGCGAGTACGTCCGGGTTGACGTTCTTATCCGCGGACAGGACCGTGGCGATGATCTGCACCTCGTCGCGGAAGCCCTTGGGGAAGCTGGGGCGCAGCGGCCGGTCGATGAGCCGGGAGACCAAGGTCTCACGATCGCTGGGACGGCCGATCTCGCGGCGGAAGTAGCCGCCGGGAATGCGGCCCGCGGCATAGGACATTTCCTGGTAGTTGCAGGTCAAGGGAAAGAAGCCCTTGTCCTCGGGCAGAGCCTGTGTCACGGCCGTGACCAGGACCACTGTATCGCCGGAACGCACGAGCACCGCGCCGTCAGCCTGATTGGCGAAACGGCCCGTCTCCAGCTCGATGTCGATGCCGGCGACGTTTGTCGATATTCGGATGGGTTCGAATGGCTTAAGCATGCATGAAACCTCGCGAGTTGACGCGTGTACGGTAACCCCCCAAGGTTCTAGCTGGACTGCGACGAGGGTCCTTCGGGTTGTATCCGAGAGAAGGGCGCCCGGCGACAGCCAACTAAAACAAAGCTAGGGGGCATGCGGAGAGGCCCCGCGTATGCGGGGCCTCTCCGTTGGCCTACTTGCGGATGCCGAGCTTCGCGATCAGGTCGCGATAGCGCTGCACATCCACTTTCTTAAGATAGTTAAGAAGCTTGCGGCGCTGGCCGACCAGCTTCAGCAGACCCGTACGCGAGTGGTAGTCCTTGGTATGGGTCTTGAAGTGGCCGGTCAGGTACTCGATGCGGGCCGTCAGCAGGGCGACCTGCACCTCGGGGGAGCCGGTGTCTCCCTCGTGCTTCTTATGTTCCTCGATCACTTGGCTCTTCTGAGCAGCTGTCATTACCACAGCGGTATCCTCCGATTAGGGATCATTGTTATTTAAATGCTGCCTCTATCATATAGCGGCGCTAGAACAATCCCCGCAAAATGACCCACTTGAGGCGTCCTTCCAGGTGACGGGCCTCGGCCAGGGCCAACGGCTCTCCAGCCTCGGAGAGCAGGGCCTTGACGCCGGGGCTCGCGGATTTGGCCAGATCCGGGGCTACGGGGATGCGCATGCCGTTGCGCACTCCTTTTGCCTCGTCCGGGCCAAGCTCCACCTGGAGCCAACCCTTCAGGACCTCGGCTATGGGCAGGACCCTGGCTCCGAACCCTTCGGGGTCGGACAGGGTCTCCTCCAGGCCATGGGCCTGGCCGAGACTGAATGGCTCGCTCTCCTCACGGGTCAACGCGGTCATTGTCGCGCCGCACCCAAGTCGCTTCCCCAGGCTGTGGACCAGGGAGCGTACATAGGTTCCTGCGGAACAGGCCACCCTGAAGGCGACCTCGGGCGGTTGCACCATGAGCGCTTCCGCCGTGTAAACCGTCACGTCTTTTTCCTTGACCGGGACTTCCTCTCCGGCGCGGGCCAACTCGTACAGGGGACGCCCCTGGTGCTTGGCTGCGGAATAGGCCGGCACTTCCTGCAGCGAAGTGCCTTTCCAGTCAAGGACGGCCCGGCGGATCTCTTCGGGATCCAATCCATCGCAAGGCCGTTCTTCGACAACTTTACCCTGAATGTCGTAGGTATCAGTGGCCAGCCCTAGACGCAAGGCTCCCTGATAGGTTTTGCGCGCGCCCAGGAGATGCGTCGCCAGGCGGGTAGCCTTGCCAAGAAGCACCACGAGCACGCCCGAGGCAAGAGGGTCCAGGGTTCCGGCATGGCCGATGACCGGCTGTCCCAATTCGCGTTTGATGCGGTTGAGGCAATCGGTGGACGTGGGGCCTGACGGCTTGTTGAGCACCAGCACCCCGTGGAGCTGGCGCGTATCCTCTCTGCGCCTGCGGCGGCCCATGCTAGAGAGTCTCCGCAAAAGTGCGCAGGGCTTGGACGAGGCTGCTTTCGGCCTCGGACATGGATGCGAAAATAGTCCCGCCGGCTGCATTCTTGTGCCCGCCGCCGCCGAAGGACGCGGCCATGGGCTGAACATTCACGTTGCCGGACGAGCGAAGGGAAAACTTGATCTCTTTGGGACCGTCCTCGCGCAGGCTGGCGGCAACGGCCACACCCTTGATGCGCCGCACGGTATTGATAATGCCGTCCGTGTCCTGCATGCCGGTGCCGGTTGCATCCAGATCCTGGCGGGTGATGGTCACCAAGGCGATCTTGCCGCTATCCAGAAGCTGTGTGCGGCTCAGAACGCGGCTCCAGAGCTGAATGCGTTCCAGGGGCTGTTGATTCTGCAGCTTGGCGTTGAACTGGCCGGGCTTGAGGCCCAGGCGCACGATCTCCGCGGCCAACTCCAGGACGCGGGCCGTGGTGTTGTCGTAGCTGAAGCTGCCCGTATCCGTGGTCAGGCCCAGGAACACGGCTTCGCCAAGGGAGCCTTCCAGGGGAAAGCCCAACTCCCGCGCGATCTGAGCGGCCATCTGGCTGGTGGAAGCCATGGAGGTGTCCACCCAGTTGACGGAACCGAAACCCGGATTGCCCAGGTGGTGGTCTATGTTGATGAGCCGCTGGCGGTCCACCCAGGTCATAAGCGCATCGCCGGCTCGGTGCAGATCTCCACAATCGAGTGTGATGGTCCAGCAGGCAGGGCAGTCGGGAATGGACGTCGCGATGGGCGCCGGCAGGCTCAGCCATGCGAAGTCGCGAGGCAGACCGGATTGGTTGTACAACGTGAAGCGCTTGCCCAGGCGCTGCAGCACGAAACCCACTGCAGCCATGGACCCGATGGCGTCGCCGTCGGGATTCACGTGCGCGGTGACCAGGAAGTCGTCTTCCGTGCGCAGGATGTGGGCGATGTCCTTACTCGGGATGCTCATAGACCATGGTCTCGAGGAATTCGTCGAAGCGGAAGCGCAGTTCCGGCACTTTACGCAGCTTGAGCCGCTTGCCCAAGCGGGTGCGCAGGAAGCCCTTGGCTTTCTCCAGAGCCTTGTCCACGTCCTCGCGGGGGTGCAGCTCCGCTGAGTAGGTCACGAAGACCTCAGCCACGGAGATGTCGGCATTGAGGCGCACGCCGCTCACGGTAATCAGCTCGAGCCTGGGATCCTGGACCTCTTCGGCCAGCAGGTTGCCGAGCTCGCGCATGATCTCTTCGCTCAAGCGCACGGATCGTCTTGATGTGGCGTGCTTCATTGGTATCCTCAGACGAACCGGCCGGGTTAGCCCCGGCCGGTAGTCATGTCTATCAGTCGCTGAAGTACTCGGTGGAGCAGTCCACCAGATCTTCGGTGGATGCAGCCTCGACCATGTTGAGCGCCTTGGTCAGTCGCCCTTGCACAGCCTGGGTATCGGGTCCGCAGGTGACCACGCCGAGCACTAGTCGCGTGTGGCTGTCCTGGGACTCGATCTCGCTCACGGACACGTTGAACTTGTTGCGCAGCTTCTGCTTCATGCTGTTGGTGAAGCTACGCTTGCCCTTGAGCGAATCATTGTCATGCAG is part of the Desulfocurvibacter africanus subsp. africanus DSM 2603 genome and encodes:
- the truB gene encoding tRNA pseudouridine(55) synthase TruB, with the protein product MGRRRRREDTRQLHGVLVLNKPSGPTSTDCLNRIKRELGQPVIGHAGTLDPLASGVLVVLLGKATRLATHLLGARKTYQGALRLGLATDTYDIQGKVVEERPCDGLDPEEIRRAVLDWKGTSLQEVPAYSAAKHQGRPLYELARAGEEVPVKEKDVTVYTAEALMVQPPEVAFRVACSAGTYVRSLVHSLGKRLGCGATMTALTREESEPFSLGQAHGLEETLSDPEGFGARVLPIAEVLKGWLQVELGPDEAKGVRNGMRIPVAPDLAKSASPGVKALLSEAGEPLALAEARHLEGRLKWVILRGLF
- a CDS encoding DUF503 domain-containing protein, whose amino-acid sequence is MMIGVLRLEFALHDNDSLKGKRSFTNSMKQKLRNKFNVSVSEIESQDSHTRLVLGVVTCGPDTQAVQGRLTKALNMVEAASTEDLVDCSTEYFSD
- the rpsO gene encoding 30S ribosomal protein S15, with protein sequence MVMTAAQKSQVIEEHKKHEGDTGSPEVQVALLTARIEYLTGHFKTHTKDYHSRTGLLKLVGQRRKLLNYLKKVDVQRYRDLIAKLGIRK
- a CDS encoding neutral zinc metallopeptidase gives rise to the protein MRWKTGRRSEHIEDRRGMRIGRAGIVGGGIGMVVLALLAMFLGVDPGVILGPGSPVATQDNRPPTAEEQELADFTSVVLAETEDVWGGIFQRNGGTYRKPTLVLFTDAVQSACGTASSAVGPFYCPLDSQVYLDLGFFEQLSRQLGAPGDFARAYVVAHEVGHHVQNLLGLSGQVREAQQRMDESQANRLSVMLELQADCFAGLWAHYADRERNIIEEGDIDEALNAASQIGDDTLQRRSRGEVVPDSFTHGSSEQRMRWFMHGFTSGDLNSCDTFESDDL
- the pnp gene encoding polyribonucleotide nucleotidyltransferase, producing MLKPFEPIRISTNVAGIDIELETGRFANQADGAVLVRSGDTVVLVTAVTQALPEDKGFFPLTCNYQEMSYAAGRIPGGYFRREIGRPSDRETLVSRLIDRPLRPSFPKGFRDEVQIIATVLSADKNVNPDVLAVTGASAALHISKIPFNGPLASTRVGYVNGGFVAFPTYQNITELSSLNMVLAASRNAVVMVEGGAEFMSEDLLAEAIAFGHKMIIPLFDLQDELREKIGRPKIAFTPPAEKTEFMSIVRELGKAKFDAALSIAAKLERKKARSEVKDEVLRILSERDPENADKIKKDLPEAMEALEKEIMRERIKSRGVRIDGRDLTTVRPLSIEVGLLPQTHGSALFKRGETSSLAIATLGSSRDEQRIETLTGEITKGFMLHYNFPPFCVNEARFLRGPSRREIGHGNLAERAIKPVLPADGEFPFTIRVVAETMESNGSSSMAAVCGGCLALMDAGVPIKAPVAGIAMGLAKVDDDYFVLTDILGDEDAMGDMDFKVAGTAEGVTAIQMDIKIAGIPQEVLARALAQAKEARMLILEEMAKILPAPRTDLSELAPQYDVVQINPEKIREVIGPGGKNIKAITAATGADIDIEDSGRIQIFAPTSESMVKAREMVLYYDQTPDVGKNYVGTVTKIIDCGAIVQIMPGVEGLLHVSQLDVDRVENVADLLSTGQEVTVKVVEVQPNGRVRLSRKAWLMEQAGQEVDLGAFSAPSGGGRGGDRDRGGRGGDRGGRSGGGGGGRR
- the amrB gene encoding AmmeMemoRadiSam system protein B, giving the protein MNRRPVVAGQFYPGQADQLESMVGEYLSKAGAKAQEHTILAMTPHAGYVFSGSVAGQTLGRANLAKTVLLLGPNHTGMGSRFAVWSDGIWELPGGGLNVNEGLAKAIIKADARLVADQTAHVREHSLEVVLPFLRAIDSETTIIPIAVAEPRLEVLLEVGAAIGRVLASWKHPVSMVVSSDMSHYVTHEEAKRWDSMALEPILALNPSEAYRVVRESGISMCGIMPMTVGLTAAESLEASKAELVAYATSGETSGDYTQVVGYAGVLVS
- a CDS encoding tetratricopeptide repeat protein; protein product: MAILNRLPCLILCVLLGGILPARLEAVTYSAVSSGEVERLVLTFPSGVPAFAVSRTGEREVILRFDETAWAREKRPADSEVKGRLIRFLHHVTGGVRVTMADMAFGYVAEEGPGANQLQLTVFVDSMGSQWTAADRTQVALRQPRPLDAPEPDQSPRPDGGQSSPAKVVTAKPADNAAPAASKPVEKIPAATAEAPALPGPAIVSAKQAGPAPATETASIAPERPQAKAQATDSTVPTAGRPFFSVPYSLRAPIRSVGPEEATTYSTTPVIGQGPKVAMNIAPVRGQAKQPEASAGSTAAAPAVPAPPAPPAPPAPSSLKDAPAPQAVPAAGQPGNETKPAVQASPVPQASSTAPEGQTAKPVTEPASGTEQAEGVANDKTAATAAKDTDDTGPVDEKGKPILTHEELYQVAVRHFINSEYKEAIEVYKQLRANPEVKGNMREEVLHNLAQASYNLYRDTLRDHFHEVVGALEAAINFKPDSEKVPQALLQLGLAHLRVDNIPEASAYFKILTEKYPQDLNVPYIDFYWGDYYYRKGKYREAADAYQVVVQDHPDSPIIRDASLGLARSLEKLEYYEQAYQIVDFIDKRWPRFYIEDPEFLRLSGELANRLQKFGEAKDDLWNYYNMQPAATGNDVILARIGDIYLRAGQRNAARDIYRTVAARYPEDEGGLVAKMRLAEEGIYDSPTLDQMYKVFDRPFNLRPEEIYTQIVRKYPKSALAPLAQLKLSMWHLFSNRYLDTLADVNTMLRLFPSSELTPKALDVGLKAFEQNARHMAQEENFARIVDTWDRYPFLAKRGDSLSPQTRLLVATSMSSVGRPGDALEIAKPLLAGAMQGESSQGAMMLAVHIYLEEEAWGQIEAMSKVVEKWNLPPERRRQFDFSLALALENLGKPELSLPIWTKLAADMQLETEQRGYALYYMSRAAAQKEDFRNQYLYSHEALNLFLQSGRDKEKVKDCLLSLVEVCRKVNQLEQALHWALEYDKRITDADPEWPASRFRLAEIHRGLGNDGEWRRNLNELIKKKPDSLFGRMAASTFESMALERKVDRYRPEIDEAAGR
- the rbfA gene encoding 30S ribosome-binding factor RbfA, with the protein product MKHATSRRSVRLSEEIMRELGNLLAEEVQDPRLELITVSGVRLNADISVAEVFVTYSAELHPREDVDKALEKAKGFLRTRLGKRLKLRKVPELRFRFDEFLETMVYEHPE
- a CDS encoding DHH family phosphoesterase translates to MSIPSKDIAHILRTEDDFLVTAHVNPDGDAIGSMAAVGFVLQRLGKRFTLYNQSGLPRDFAWLSLPAPIATSIPDCPACWTITLDCGDLHRAGDALMTWVDRQRLINIDHHLGNPGFGSVNWVDTSMASTSQMAAQIARELGFPLEGSLGEAVFLGLTTDTGSFSYDNTTARVLELAAEIVRLGLKPGQFNAKLQNQQPLERIQLWSRVLSRTQLLDSGKIALVTITRQDLDATGTGMQDTDGIINTVRRIKGVAVAASLREDGPKEIKFSLRSSGNVNVQPMAASFGGGGHKNAAGGTIFASMSEAESSLVQALRTFAETL